The Helicobacter fennelliae nucleotide sequence TCATTTGTTTTTATTGTTATTTATAGCTATTTTATCCCTGATACGCACAAACAGCAGCCAGCTCAAACACAGAATCCACAATCTCAAAGCGCGCAAAATCCCGCTACTCAAGCCAATCCACAAGCGCAAGATTCTGCTTCTGCCACCCCGCAAATCTCTCCTGCTTCACAATTTGCCACTTCACAAACCTCATCTACGCCGTCATTACCACAATCAAGACACATTATCTCAAAAGTCATATCTGATGATTTGGAAGTTGAGATTGATGAGCTTGGCAGAATCTCGCAAGTCTATCTCAAAGACAAAAAATTCACCGCACCAAAGCAAGAAGGTATTTTTACGCATTTAGGCAGACTTTTTGGGCTTAATAAACAAAGTGCCAAACCCCTAGAAAAACTCCCGCTTCTCTCGCCTAATGCAGTGTTTCCACTAGAGATGAGATTCCAAGATTTTGCCCTCAATCAAGAAGCCACAACCACACCTTATAGTGCTTCAACCTCACAAATTGCGATTGATAAAGACTTCAAGGATTCTAAAACATTAATCCTCACCCAAAAGCTCAAATCCCTAACAATCACCAAAACATTGACATTCTACTTTGATAATACCGATCATCTCAAATATGATGTCAAAATCACACTCACACAACCGACAACCTACTTCCTCTCTAGCGGGCAACGACCAATCGCTGATGACGATGGATACGCATTTCATGGCGTGGTGCTCAAAGAAAATGGCTTAGATGGCACGATTGAAAAAATAGAAGATAAAGATGCCAAAAATACAGCCCAGCATTTTACTCAAGTGCCATTTATAGCGGCTTCAGATAGGTATTTTACGACTTTATTATTTACCCGCGATGTGCGCGGAATGAATGTGCAAGTGCTTGCTGAAGTAGGCACGCAAAATCCAATCCCCTACATATCGCTAGATTCTGATATGGAGCTTGAAGGCTACATAGGACCAAAAGATTATCGCGATTTGCAAAAAGTCTATGCGCCTCTTACAGATGTCGTAGAATACGGACTGATTACATTTTTTGCAAAGCCTGTGTTTGTGCTTTTGGATTGGCTGTATAGTATTTTTGGAAATTGGGGTTGGGCGATTATCGGGCTTACAATTATTGTGCGTATTATTTTGTTTCCATTGAGTTATAAGGGCATTATGAGTATGCAAAAGCTCAAAGATCTCACACCAAAAATGAAAGAAATCCAAGAGCAATACAAAGGCAATCCACAAAAGCTTCAAATGCATATGATGCAGCTCTACAAAAAACATGGCGCAAATCCGCTAGGTGGCTGTCTGCCATTATTGCTTCAGATTCCGGTATTTTTTGCGATTTATCGCGTGCTATATAATGCAGTCGAGCTCAAAAGCTCAGAGTGGATTTTTTGGATTCATGATTTGTCTGTTATGGATCCATATTTGGTTTTGCCAATCCTTATGGGATTGAGTATGTATATCCAGCAAGCCCTCACACCAAGCACTCTTGACCCGATGCAAGCTCGTATTTTTAAGCTATTACCGATTATTTTTACGATCTTTTTTATCACTTTTCCGGCAGGATTGGTGCTGTATTGGACGATTAATAATATCTTTGCAATCCTTATGCAAATTATGATTAATAAAATCATCGATAAAAGGCGAGCAGAGCAGATCGCGCAGCATCACAAAAAATAGGGGGCAATATGAAAAAAATCACTGCAAACACATTACAGGAGGCTATTACACAAGCAGCAAATGAGTTTGGTTGCTCTGTTACAGAGATTGAGTATGAGGTGATCCAATACGAATCAAAAGGCTTTCTAGGCTTTGGCAAAAAGCAAGCCATTATCATCGCAAATATGACTAATGCCACTAACACTGCTGATACTACTCTCATATCACACGCGCAAAAGCCAAACTCTTCATATCAAAGCGCACACAAAAATCCACATCAAAATCCACGCCCAAACACATATCAAGCAGCACCCCATATAAAACAATCAGAATCTAAAACACCCTCTCAAGACACATCACATCAGACAAACCAAACAAATGAGTTTTTTGATGCTTCAGAATTTATCAATCAAACTCATCAATCCTTATATCAGCCTCCATATCAATCCCTAAATCGCCCCTCAACCCAACCCCAAAATCAACATACAACTAAAGAGCACAAACTCCAAACAAAGCAAGAAGTTATCGATGAAATCACAGCACATATCAAAGAAATGTTTTCATATATGCCTTATAAAATCGACAAAATAGAAGTGAGCTTTTTTGACGCGCAAACACTTTATATATTTTTGGACGGGGCAGATTCTGCGTTGCTCATCGGTGAGCGAGGGTATCGTTATAAGGCGTTTTCATATTTGCTTTTTAATTGGATACAGCCAACTTATGGCTATAATGTGCGCTTAGAGATCGCAGAATTTCTCAAAAATCAAGAAGAAGCGATTGATTCGTATTTGGTGGGGATTATCCATGAAGTCAAACGAGAGGGCAGAGCGCAGACAAAGCCACTTGATGGAATCCTAGCGTTTATCGCACTCAAAAAATTACGCGAAGTATTTCCAGATAAATACATCTCTTTCCGCCAAAACAACCAAAATGAGCGATACATCATCATCAATGACTTTTACAGATAGTATTGTCGCTATTGCCACGCCAGTAGGACTTGGCGGAATCTGCATCGTCCGTCTAAGCGGGACAAAAAGCCTGCAAATCGCCAAGCTCATCACAAAAAAGCCAACTTTCACACCACGATATGCCACTTTAAGCTCATTGTATGATGAGGGCGCAGAAGTGTTTGATGAAGCGATTATTATTTATTATCAAGCCCCCAAAAGCTACACTTGCGAAGATGTGATTGAATTTCAATGCCATGGGGGCGATCTTATCGGGCAAAAGGTAGTTTCACTTTGCTTGCTTTATGGTGCAAGGATAGCCACGCCCGGTGAATTCACCAAAAGGGCGTTTTTGAATGGTCGTATTGATTTCTCACAGCTCAATGCAATTTCACAGATTATCCACGCCAAAGATTCGTTTTTTCAAAAAGCCCTTGCCTCACAGCTCAAAGGCGAGCTTGGGGTATTTGTGCGAGAATCTAGGGAGAGTTTATTGCAGATTCTGGCGTATTGTGAGGTGATGATTGATTACAGCGAGGAGGACATACCGCTAGATACGATAGATAGGATACGCACAAAACTCCAAGAGCTTCAGCACAAAATGCAAAAAATTTATGATTTTTCACTAATGCGCCAAAACATAAACGCCGGGTGGAATCTCTGTATCATAGGCAAACCAAATGTCGGTAAATCCTCGCTTTTGAATGCTATTTTGCTTTTTGATCGAGCGATCACATCACCAATGCCCGGAACAACCCGCGATACGATAGAAGAAGAAATCATAATCAATGGTGCAATCGTGCGCCTTATCGATACAGCCGGAATCCGAGAGAGTGATAATATAATCGAGCAAGAAGGGATCAAAAAATCCCTCCAATCTCTCAAACAAAGCAATATCGTGCTTTTTGTTCTTGATATTTCAAAACCCTTCAGTAATGAGGACGAAGAGATTTGCAGGCACATAAGCGACACGCAAAAAACGCTCATCGTGCTAAATAAAACCGACAAAGAGCATAAGCTCAACAAAGCTAAACTCAAGCACATAATACCAAAAGATACAACAATCATCGAAGTGAGTGCGCTACAAAAAGACAAAACAGCCCAAACTATCAAGCAGGCTTTAAGCAAGATTATTGATTCAACGCGCATCCAAGGAGAGATTATCCTTAGTGCATCATATCAGCTAGAATCTATGCGCCAAACACTTCAATCACTCCGCCTCGCGCAACTCAAACTCGACACCCTTGAGCTTGAACTTTTTGCCTATCATATCAAAGATGCTATCGCAAGTATCGGGCAAATCACTAAGCCTTACGCGACTTCAGAAATGCTTGATGTGATGTTTAGCTCTTTTTGTCTTGGCAAATAGAATGCAAAGTCTGTGTGTATTGTTTGAGAATTAGGCTTTTATCGTATTTTCTAAGCACAATTTGTCTTGATTGTTTGCCTATTTTTTGCCTTTGTTGCAAAGGTGTGTTTATAAAATTTTGCATAGCTTCATAGAGCGAGTGTGCATTTTTTGGCTCGCATATAAAGCCATTGAAACCATTACGCACAAGTTCTTTGCAACCGGAGGTATTGGTTGTGATGATAGGCTTACCCATACTCATCGCCTCAAGTAAGCTCATAGGCATACCCTCACGATAGCTAGGAAGCACCACACAAGAGCTTGCACGCAAATATGGACGCACATCATCGCTTTGCCCCAAATATTCTATAATTCCCTCATTATGCCATTGCTCTATTTGTGATTTAGGTATCACACTTGGATTAGCGACATTAAGATTGCCTAAAAGCCAGAATCTAATATTTGCCCCCCCCCCGAAGAAGTCGCAGTATTGGATTTCTTAATCATTCTAGCTGCTTCTACAAACTCACCAACACCCTTGTCCCAAAGCATTCGCGCTACAAGCAAAAAGATAATTTCTTTATGTTGTGGAGTCTGATTACAATTTAGATTTTGTATTGGTGGTAGCGAGACTTGAGGGCTAAAAAATGTCGTATCCACACCCTCGCTATCCAAAAGCCTAGCTTTATGTGAAGAGATATTTTTGTATTGTAAAAATTCCGCTTTATCATCAGGATTGAGAAACCACACTTGAGTTGTTTTAAAAAGTGCTACGCGATACATTCCACAAACTAATGCTCTCAAAATCCGCTTTTTCCAACCACCAGAGACAAACACATACCCAAGCCCAGTGATTACAGCAATATTTGGAAGTTTGAGTGTGTTAGCAACAAAAGAACCATAAATTGCAGGCTTAATCGTGTAATTAAATACTATTTTTGGCTTGATATTTTTAAGAGCCACATAAATTTGATATGCACTTTTGATGTCTTTCAAAGGGTTAAGCCCTTTTGAGTCAATATCAATGTGATGCAATCTAAATCCCTCTCTTTTGAGTGCTTTAGAACTGGAATCTAGCGGTGCTAAAATATGTATCTCAAAGCCATCGCGATAAAATGCCCTCATTACTTGAAGTCTAAAATTATACATTCCATAGCAGGTATTAGAGACAAAAGCAATAGCTTGGTTGGGTGGATTATTTTGTGATTGTTTAAGATTTTTAACCACGCACTGATAGCTTTGGATAATGCGCGATATACAAAATCGAGACATAGCATATGCTCTGCCATTTTTTCCCATTTGCTTGATTTGTGATAATGAAAGATTTTGTATATATTGCATAGCTTGAGACAAAGCTTGTCTATCTTTTGGTGCTATGAGGATTCCATTTTGCCCGACAAGAAAATTTTGAATCCTTTTGAAAGGCGGTGCTACACACTCCTTGCAACCAGCCACATTGGCTGTGATGATAGGCTTGCCCATACTCATTGCCTCAAGCAAGATTCTAGGCACTCCCTCTTTATAAAAGCTCGGTAACACTACACATAAGCTTTGCATAATAAATGGACGCACATCATCACTTTGCCCCAAATAAGTGATGATACCTTCTTGCTCCCATAGCTGAAGTTGCTGCTTGGAGATAGCATTTGGATTATCACAATCACTTTGCCCAAGGAGATAAAAGCCTATCATATTGCAACCTGCGCATCAAAATCTGCAATATATAAATTTGAGTAAGAGTTTGTGGGTTTATAGCTAGTATAATTGCAATAAATATATTGATTTGTATAAGTAATACGAAAAAATCTAGAATCTAAATAGAAAAAAGAAGCAAAAAGAGAGAATATATGTCTAGATTCTACCCCCCCCCCCCCGCCAACGAGTGAATTTTTCTTTTAGTAATGCAGCAATATTTACGCTAAAAATCTTAAAAAATGGCTTGAGTATCACAAAAATCGGAAATGTGCTTAGTTGATTATCCTGCCAGCTTTCAAAGCATTCTTTATTTGCACGCAAAATATTTTTCAAACTTGCGTTTGAGACACCACCTATACGCATTTTGACAAAGCATTCTTGGATATAAAGGCTTTTGAGATGATATTTTTGCAAAAACCGCAACATAAGCTCATAATCACTTGCGATTTTATATTTGAGCTTAAACCCTCCATAACGCAAAAAAAGCTCTTTTTTCGCATAAAAACTAGGGTGTGCGGGGTGAAAGCCAAGCCTAAAGGCATTTTTACTCAAAATCTTGCCATTAAGTGTGCGAATAGTTTGGAGATTTTCATTCACATACTCGACATCAGCATAAATAATTTGTATATCATGTGTAGGCTTAGCAAACCCCCACGCAACAAGTGCTATTACATTTTTGCTTGCCAAAAAATCATCGGCATTCAAAAATCCTACCACATCACCATTTGCAAGACTCAAGCCCTTATTCATCGCGTCATATAGCCCGCTATCGCGCTCGCTCACCACGCGTAAAGTAATCCCCTTGCTTTCGTATCTCAAGCGATAAAATTCTATGATCTCTAATGTAGAATCTGTGCTTTTGCCATCGATAATGATATGCTCAATAGGCGCATAACTTTGTGCCAAGACAGATTCTAGTGTGCTTGATATAGTCGTAGCGACATTAAATGTCGCAGTGATAAGTGAGATTGTGCTTGGATTCTCACGCATGGCGCATTCTCGTGCATTTTGTGTGAGAATCTATGCTGTAACGCGTAGAGTAAATATGTCTTTGATGATAGATTCTAAGGCAAAAAAGTGTTAGATCTTGAGCCTGCCAAATGTGAAAATATAAGCCAAAATTCTTATAAAGGTAAGAGAGCGATTCCAGTATTGAAGCGACAGAATACACGCACACAGATAATGCATTCCCAATACACTGCTTAATCGCGCGAAATGCGAGATTTTGGGCGATGATAGCAAGCCTTGCTCTATAAGTGGTGTAAGAGGAGCAAGAGAAAGATATAAACAAGAATGTATAGAATCCCCATATAATGCCCCCCCCCCCGCCAAAACATCGGTATTTGCATTATTTGGATTTGTATTATTTATCTTAGCGCAAGAATCTAGCACTCCAAATTCTTGCGTGTCTCTTTTTTTGTCTTGCGCGTCAAATGTAGATAATGTAGATTCTACAAAGCCCGCAGAATCTTGCTTTTTTGGCAACTTATCAAAGCGAGATTCTAAAACGATAAGTGAGGCAAGATTTGTGCTTAGTTTTTGAGCTATTTGCTTTGCATAAGGGGCATTTGGCACATCACAATGACATTGCAAAAACTCGATAATAAACCGCATATCTTGAATTTTTTTGGTTTTATTGCGTGGATTTTGCGTGGTGGATTGGGTATTTAACATATAGTGATATAGCCTGTGCGGGGTAGAGACATAGCTTTTTGCAAGATTGGCGATATAAAAAAACTTCAGCATATCTTCTGCCATAATCAATGGATAGGTGATAGATTCTAGATAGCTTATCGCCTCACGCACCAAAGACGCTTTGTAGCATTTATCCCAAATCGTAAATTTTGGAAAGTTTGAGCTTTTGAGGAAAAAATTATACGCGATTTGCTCGTTTTTCAAAGGCTTTGTGCTAAAACGCGTCGGCAAGATATAGCGGATTTTATGTAAGAGGCTTGAGAGTAGTGTTGGCGCAGAAGTGTTTGAGTGGCTTACATGATAATGCGCCTTAAAATGTACAATATCTGGGGTATTGCAAGTTTTGTGTGTATTTTGGCTATTTTTGGCAAAATATTTGACTTGCTGATACATCATCTCACACGCATTGAGATTCAGATAATCATCAGCGTCCAAAAAGGCTACATATTCCCCTTGCGCGAATTTAATCCCATATATCCTTGATGCAAAAGCACCGAGATTTTTTGGATTCTGGATAATTTTTACTCTTTTGTCTTTGCTCGCGTAATCTTTGGCGATTTGTATAGAATCATCACTTCCACAATCATCAATAATAAGAATCTCAATATCGTGTAATGTTTGATTGATACATGATTCTAAACACCGCGCGATGTAAGATTCTACATTAAAAGTCGGAATGATAAGCGAGATTTTAGGCTGCATTACCCAACTTCTTTGTATTGTCTTGCATATAGAGGTAGATTTGCCCCCCCCCCCCCGACAACAGCGGTATTTTGCAAGAAAGGATTTTTGATAAGTTCTATATCTTGTAGTGGCTCATGCAAAGCTATATGATAAATAGTTTTATACAAAATCTTACATGTGCTTAAATCCAAATAATCATCACCATCAAGTGAAAGAATATACGCACCCCTAGCTTGTTTTTCTCCTGCTGTGCGCGACCGAAAAAGCCCTAAGTTGCGTGGATTGTGAATAATTTTAATCCGAGAATCTTTTTTGGCATAATCTCTAGCTATCGCGATAGAGTCATCACTTCCGCAATCATCGATAATGAGAATCTCAATATCGTGTAATGTTTGATTAATGCACGATTCCAAGCAGCGCGCGATGTAAGATTCTACATTGAAAGTTGGAATAACGATAGAAATAAGCGGTGCGTGCATAAATCCTTAGCCTTGTATTTATTGAGTTGATTTATTTATGAAAGTTAGATTCTACTCATCTGATACTTTAAAAGAGCTAAATATGGCTGAAGTTGTCGCGAGATTTGGGTGATAATTCTACCGTTCCTACAAACCTATAAAAAACCATAAATAAATAGAAATATCTATAAATAGTTTTTCTGTTGTATTCCTGTTTCAACCTTGGCTATTTGCAATATTATTTGTCGCTAAATCATATTGCAGAGCCGTCAAGTCCGCAGGCGTAAATTCGGACAGAACTTGCCCTATTTTTTGTGGAATAAGATTGTAGAGATTTAAACTGGCATTATAATCTCTATCTATTTTTAATCCACAATTTTCACATTCATAGATTCTTTCTTTAAGTGTGAGAGTTTCTTTAATGCTTCCACATTTTGAGCAAGTCTCAGAGCTTGGATAGAATGTATCAGCCTCTATAATCTCTCTTTTGTGGTAATCGCTTTTATACTGAAGCTGTCTTTTAAACTCATAAAAGCTTACATCGCTTATTGCCTTTGCTAATCTATTATTTTTCATTAAGCCTTTAATATTGAGATTTTCAAGTCCAAAGTAAGCATAATGTTTTACTAGGCTTGAAGTGAGCTAATGTAAAAAATCATTTCTTACATTAGCGATTCTTGTGTGGAGTTTATTAAGCTTAACACTTTGCTTTAAGTAGTTATGAGACTTTTTTATGCCTTGCATTGCTTCACTCTTGGTTTTTGGGTGTTGCTTTTTGCTTAGACTTCTGCTCACTCTTCTTAAACGCCGTGTAAGCTTATTTAAGGGTTTGGGTGCTTGAATGCTTAAGCCATTAGATAAACTTGCAAAGGATTTTAAGCCAACATCTATGCCTAATCCAAGTTTTGTTTGTTTGCTATCTTTATGAGTTCTTTTAAATTCGCTTTCACTTATCTCTAAGCTAAAAGAAGCATAGAATCTATTAGCTTTTTGGGAAATAGTGCAAGAGTGAATTTTACCTTGAAATCTTAGATTCTCTCTTAACTTAACACTGCCTAGATTTGGAATCTTTAAAAATTGTTTATTGTTTTTACTTTCAAATTTAACAATATCGCCCCCTAAATAAAACGAGCCTTGATTATCTTTTTTCTTTTTAAACTTTGGATAGCTGACTTTGCCTTGCTTTAAATCTCTAAAGAATTTTTGGAATGCAAGATTTAGATTTAAAAATGGTTGTTGTGTGGCATATTTAGTTACTTCATAGACAAAAGGGAATTGTTCTTTTTTAATCGCATTAAATTCTTTTTTTAAATCTAAATGTGTTTTTTTAACACCTTGCTTATAATATTCTTGCCATTTAGAAAGCCCCCAATTATAAGCCAACCTAGAACAACCAAAGGCTTTTTTAAAATAAGTGATATGCTTATTATTTGGAATGAGTTCTATTTTATGCGAGATTGTCATTGATTACACCTTGCATATCATCAAGTAATTTTTTGTTTTTCTTGCTTCTACTTCCATAAAGCTAGCAGAAAATACAGTGATAATCTCTAAAACATCTTTGGCTAATTCTTCTTCAAACTTAATATTTTCATCGCCTTTGTTAATGATAATCACCTCTACTTCTTTAGCTTCACAAATAGCAAAGATTAATTCAGCTCCAAACTTAGCAACCTATCTTTATGCGTTAGAACAAGTCTTCTAACTTGTCCTTCAAGGATTAAATTAAAAGCTTGATTAATCCTTTTTTATAATAATTCATGCCACTGCCTAAATCCTGTATGACTTCATAATTAAACCCAGCCTTAGCACAATAAAGCTCTAAAACTTGCACCTGCCTTATTAAATCATCTTTTTGGTCAGAGCTTGACACTCTAGCATAGGCGATTGTTTTTAGATTGTCAGTGTTAAATTTGATATTTTTATTGATATTTTTTAAAGATTCTAATTTGTATCTGCGACTTCCGCCTTTTGTGATTTCATCAGGCTTTAAAAGTCCTTGC carries:
- a CDS encoding glycosyltransferase → MIPKSQIEQWHNEGIIEYLGQSDDVRPYLRASSCVVLPSYREGMPMSLLEAMSMGKPIITTNTSGCKELVRNGFNGFICEPKNAHSLYEAMQNFINTPLQQRQKIGKQSRQIVLRKYDKSLILKQYTQTLHSICQDKKS
- a CDS encoding glycosyltransferase family 2 protein gives rise to the protein MRENPSTISLITATFNVATTISSTLESVLAQSYAPIEHIIIDGKSTDSTLEIIEFYRLRYESKGITLRVVSERDSGLYDAMNKGLSLANGDVVGFLNADDFLASKNVIALVAWGFAKPTHDIQIIYADVEYVNENLQTIRTLNGKILSKNAFRLGFHPAHPSFYAKKELFLRYGGFKLKYKIASDYELMLRFLQKYHLKSLYIQECFVKMRIGGVSNASLKNILRANKECFESWQDNQLSTFPIFVILKPFFKIFSVNIAALLKEKFTRWRGGGGRI
- a CDS encoding glycosyltransferase, with product MIGFYLLGQSDCDNPNAISKQQLQLWEQEGIITYLGQSDDVRPFIMQSLCVVLPSFYKEGVPRILLEAMSMGKPIITANVAGCKECVAPPFKRIQNFLVGQNGILIAPKDRQALSQAMQYIQNLSLSQIKQMGKNGRAYAMSRFCISRIIQSYQCVVKNLKQSQNNPPNQAIAFVSNTCYGMYNFRLQVMRAFYRDGFEIHILAPLDSSSKALKREGFRLHHIDIDSKGLNPLKDIKSAYQIYVALKNIKPKIVFNYTIKPAIYGSFVANTLKLPNIAVITGLGYVFVSGGWKKRILRALVCGMYRVALFKTTQVWFLNPDDKAEFLQYKNISSHKARLLDSEGVDTTFFSPQVSLPPIQNLNCNQTPQHKEIIFLLVARMLWDKGVGEFVEAARMIKKSNTATSSGGGQILDSGF
- the yidC gene encoding membrane protein insertase YidC — translated: MNKNDMNSRVLMAVLISFVFIVIYSYFIPDTHKQQPAQTQNPQSQSAQNPATQANPQAQDSASATPQISPASQFATSQTSSTPSLPQSRHIISKVISDDLEVEIDELGRISQVYLKDKKFTAPKQEGIFTHLGRLFGLNKQSAKPLEKLPLLSPNAVFPLEMRFQDFALNQEATTTPYSASTSQIAIDKDFKDSKTLILTQKLKSLTITKTLTFYFDNTDHLKYDVKITLTQPTTYFLSSGQRPIADDDGYAFHGVVLKENGLDGTIEKIEDKDAKNTAQHFTQVPFIAASDRYFTTLLFTRDVRGMNVQVLAEVGTQNPIPYISLDSDMELEGYIGPKDYRDLQKVYAPLTDVVEYGLITFFAKPVFVLLDWLYSIFGNWGWAIIGLTIIVRIILFPLSYKGIMSMQKLKDLTPKMKEIQEQYKGNPQKLQMHMMQLYKKHGANPLGGCLPLLLQIPVFFAIYRVLYNAVELKSSEWIFWIHDLSVMDPYLVLPILMGLSMYIQQALTPSTLDPMQARIFKLLPIIFTIFFITFPAGLVLYWTINNIFAILMQIMINKIIDKRRAEQIAQHHKK
- the mnmE gene encoding tRNA uridine-5-carboxymethylaminomethyl(34) synthesis GTPase MnmE produces the protein MSDTSSSMTFTDSIVAIATPVGLGGICIVRLSGTKSLQIAKLITKKPTFTPRYATLSSLYDEGAEVFDEAIIIYYQAPKSYTCEDVIEFQCHGGDLIGQKVVSLCLLYGARIATPGEFTKRAFLNGRIDFSQLNAISQIIHAKDSFFQKALASQLKGELGVFVRESRESLLQILAYCEVMIDYSEEDIPLDTIDRIRTKLQELQHKMQKIYDFSLMRQNINAGWNLCIIGKPNVGKSSLLNAILLFDRAITSPMPGTTRDTIEEEIIINGAIVRLIDTAGIRESDNIIEQEGIKKSLQSLKQSNIVLFVLDISKPFSNEDEEICRHISDTQKTLIVLNKTDKEHKLNKAKLKHIIPKDTTIIEVSALQKDKTAQTIKQALSKIIDSTRIQGEIILSASYQLESMRQTLQSLRLAQLKLDTLELELFAYHIKDAIASIGQITKPYATSEMLDVMFSSFCLGK
- a CDS encoding Jag N-terminal domain-containing protein produces the protein MKKITANTLQEAITQAANEFGCSVTEIEYEVIQYESKGFLGFGKKQAIIIANMTNATNTADTTLISHAQKPNSSYQSAHKNPHQNPRPNTYQAAPHIKQSESKTPSQDTSHQTNQTNEFFDASEFINQTHQSLYQPPYQSLNRPSTQPQNQHTTKEHKLQTKQEVIDEITAHIKEMFSYMPYKIDKIEVSFFDAQTLYIFLDGADSALLIGERGYRYKAFSYLLFNWIQPTYGYNVRLEIAEFLKNQEEAIDSYLVGIIHEVKREGRAQTKPLDGILAFIALKKLREVFPDKYISFRQNNQNERYIIINDFYR